One genomic segment of Hordeum vulgare subsp. vulgare chromosome 2H, MorexV3_pseudomolecules_assembly, whole genome shotgun sequence includes these proteins:
- the LOC123429296 gene encoding BTB/POZ and MATH domain-containing protein 1-like yields the protein MEESKSMSMCTPKLVQVTHVFDIFGYSKHRGMGNEEFIRSGTFSVGGHDWSIRFYPDGFSKDKLENDFISVYLEFMSKGAKVRGSCDLRLVDQITGLSASMHKTGLRTFDPADHLGRFAPHIRYFKKRGDVESAFVANDRLTIECIVTVIKEPQVTETKAFRKIEVPPSDITKHFGKLLEDEEGFDVTFCVRRKTIGAHRFILAARSPVFKAQLFGPMRKGRMPQRVTIKDMQPAVFSALLYFIYTDSLPDKDLDGDDTNTEMIRHLLVAADRYAMERLKLVCQSILCENLSVDSVATTLALADQHSCDKLKDACLEYIACSNAMDDVVETQGYKNLKVTDPSLIVDLLERTKKVRNA from the coding sequence ATGGAGGAATCTAAGTCGATGTCGATGTGCACCCCGAAGTTGGTGCAAGTCACCCACGTGTTTGACATCTTCGGTTACAGCAAGCACAGGGGCATGGGCAACGAGGAGTTCATCAGGTCCGGTACTTTCTCCGTCGGCGGCCACGACTGGTCCATCCGCTTCTACCCGGATGGGTTCAGCAAAGACAAACTCGAGAACGATTTCATCTCAGTTTATCTCGAGTTCATGAGCAAGGGAGCCAAGGTGCGGGGGTCCTGCGACCTGAGATTGGTCGACCAGATCACCGGATTGTCGGCTTCCATGCACAAGACAGGGCTGAGGACTTTCGATCCAGCTGATCACCTCGGTAGGTTTGCTCCACATATTAGGTATTTCAAAAAGAGAGGGGATGTTGAGTCTGCGTTCGTCGCGAACGATCGCCTCACGATCGAATGCATCGTCACTGTCATCAAAGAGCCACAGGTAACAGAAACCAAAGCATTCCGCAAAATCGAGGTGCCACCTTCCGATATCACCAAGCATTTTGGCAAGCTTTTGGAAGACGAGGAGGGATTTGATGTCACTTTCTGTGTTCGAAGAAAGACTATCGGAGCTCACAGGTTCATACTCGCCGCGCGATCACCTGTCTTCAAGGCACAACTCTTTGGGCCGATGAGGAAGGGGAGGATGCCACAGCGTGTTACCATCAAAGACATGCAGCCTGCCGTTTTCAGTGCCCTGCTTTATTTCATATATACCGACTCTTTGCCTGACAAGGATCTTGATGGAGATGATACGAACACTGAGATGATCCGGCATTTACTAGTGGCGGCAGATAGATATGCAATGGAGAGGCTCAAGCTGGTTTGCCAAAGTATCCTTTGTGAGAATCTGAGTGTGGACTCCGTCGCAACCACATTGGCTTTGGCTGACCAGCATAGTTGCGACAAGCTTAAGGATGCCTGCCTTGAATACATCGCTTGTtcgaatgccatggatgatgtggtGGAAACCCAAGGCTATAAGAATCTCAAAGTGACTGACCCGTCTCTCATAGTGGATCTGTTGGAGAGGACAAAAAAGGTTCGCAATGCATGA